A region of Salvelinus namaycush isolate Seneca chromosome 9, SaNama_1.0, whole genome shotgun sequence DNA encodes the following proteins:
- the LOC120053306 gene encoding alpha-1,3-mannosyl-glycoprotein 4-beta-N-acetylglucosaminyltransferase C-like codes for MRLVWKSLDKMRCFRKRSTIPFLGVLITCLLFLNLYIEDGYVLEEDKRQLRETSMHPSNSERYVHTFRDLTNFSGTINVTYRYLAGTPLPRKKYLTIGLSSVKRKRGNYLMETIKSIFDQSSYEELKEIVVVVHLADFDLAWCENLVQDISRKFAHHIITGHLLVIHAPEEYYPSLDGLKRNYNDPEDRVRFRSKQNVDYAFLLNFCTNLSDFYMMLEDDVLCSQNFLTSLKKVVTSREGSYWVMLEFSKLGYIGKLYQSRDLPRLAHFLLMFYQEMPCDWLLIHFRGLLAQKDVIRFKPSLFQHMGYYSSYKGAENKLKDDDFEEDSIDIPDNPPASMYTNINVFENYDATKAYSSVDEYFWGKPPSTGDFFVIVFNKSTKISKIKILTGTDDRQNDILHHGALEVGEKLVGTKRGRQCSSYITLGEFKNGHIEVKDVDHKIAFAIECIRIVVTASQKEWLIIRSISLWTTQPPSQ; via the exons GAGGAGGATAAAAGACAACTGAGAGAAACATCAATGCATCCTTCAAACTCTGAGAGATATGTTCACACCTTTAGAGATCTCACAAATTTCTCTGGAACCATAAACGTCACATATCGTTACCTTGCTGGAACCCCTTTGCCTCGAAAGA AATATCTAACCATTGGACTGTCGTCCGTCAAAAGAAAAAGAGGGAATTACCTCATGGagacaatcaaatcaatttttgACCAGTCCAGTTATGAGGAGCTGAAAGAGATTGTGGTGGTGGTTCACCTGGCGGACTTTGACCTGGCCTGGTGTGAAAACCTGGTGCAGGACATCTCCAGGAAGTTTGCCCACCACATCATCACTGGGCATCTCCTGGTGATCCATGCCCCTGAGGAGTACTACCCATCACTGGATGGGCTGAAAAGGAACTACAACGACCCAGAGGACAGGGTACGCTTCCGCTCCAAGCAGAACGTGGACTACGCCTTCCTCCTCAACTTCTGCACCAATCTCTCAGATTTTTACATGATGCTGGAGGACGATGTGCTCTGCTCACAGAACTTCCTGACATCCCTGAAGAAGGTGGTCACCTCCAGGGAAGGCTCGTACTGGGTGATGCTGGAATTCTCCAAGCTTGGCTACATAGGGAAGCTCTACCAATCAAGAGACCTTCCGCGCCTGGCCCACTTCCTGCTCATGTTCTACCAGGAGATGCCTTGCGACTGGCTCCTTATTCACTTCCGGGGCCTGTTGGCCCAGAAAGATGTGATCCGCTTCAAGCCCTCTCTGTTCCAGCACATGGGCTACTACTCCTCATATAAGGGAGCAGAGAACAAGTTGAAGGATGATGACTTTGAAGAGGACTCTATTGATATCCCTGACAACCCTCCTGCCAGCATGTACACAAACATTAATGTATTTGAAAACTATGACGCCACCAAGGCTTATAGCAGTGTGGACGAATACTTTTGGGGGAAACCTCCCTCTACCGGAGACTTCTTTGTCATAGTATTTAACAAATCAACTAAAATAAGCAAAATCAAAATCTTGACAGGAACGGACGATCGTCAGAACGATATCCTGCACCATGGAGCTCTGGAAGTAGGAGAGAAGCTGGTGGGTACAAAGAGAGGAAGGCAGTGTTCTTCCTACATCACGTTAGGGGAGTTTAAAAATGGCCACATTGAGGTCAAAGATGTGGACCACAAGATTGCCTTTGCTATTGAGTGTATTCGTATTGTGGTGACTGCCAGTCAGAAAGAATGGCTGATTATTAGGAGTATAAGCTTGTGGACTACACAACCTCCCAGTCAATGA